A stretch of Gallus gallus isolate bGalGal1 chromosome 2, bGalGal1.mat.broiler.GRCg7b, whole genome shotgun sequence DNA encodes these proteins:
- the FYCO1 gene encoding FYVE and coiled-coil domain-containing protein 1 isoform X2 — MEAAPGESQLQRIIRDLQDAVAELSKEFKEGGEPITDDSVNLQKFSYKLEYLLQFDQKEKSTLLGNRKDYWDYFCDCLAKVKGANDGIRFVKSITELRTSLGKGRAFLRYSLVHQRLADTLQQCFMNTKVTSDWYYARSPFLNPKMSSDIVGQLYELTDVQFDLASRGYDLDAAWPAFARRTLSSLGSSAYLWKPPSRSSSMSSLVSNYLQAPEFPSSPDANNSLNAEHFEGFEEMRVELDQAELRQKELQRSIHQLEMENQELQAAVSLQKEQLQLEKEKSNNYSEENSRLTKMITELQKQCEVSHSTQSTVHDLQKCLQSLELNAVEQQKEYSTKLAQLATSKEDYASKLQLLNEELEVSRALVAMKELCIDELKAKLSSTEQKNLNLLAKVDAALEEKGHQAMAQCDSALQIQALLEKLQQTEKEKAEMQRLSDECTSQLKTAEEQLRLKEEAQKELESRYNCLTADSREGSEKLLRSLETMEKEVDALQKALTLKEKKMAELQTQVMESLAQVGSLEKDLEEARKEKEKLKEEYGKMEEALKEEAQSQAEKFEQQEGHLKKVSETVCSLEEQKRKLLYEKEHLSQKVKELEEQMRQQNSTVNEMSEESRKLKTENVDLQQSKKKVEEKLKNLEASKDSLEAEVARLRASEKQLQSEIDDALVSVDEKEKKLRSQNKQLDEDLQNARRQSQILEEKLEALQSDYRELKEREETTRESYASLEGQLKGAKQHSLQVEKSLDTLKESKESLQSQLAEKEIQLQGMECQCEQLRKEAERHRKKAETLEVEKLSAENTCLQQTKLIESLTSEKESMEKHQLQQAASLEKDAKELASRLTVSEEQLQVNRDEVSRLQTEVLDLRVKLQQTTDEREQLKSELAITETVLGEQKMLVQQLKEQTESLNRNHVQELVQCKEREEVLKREQEAVVLQKTELENNLLSLKEELSKFKQYLEAARMENVENKDLLHRTNTDMAELGIQICALSSEKVDAEEQLAQAKERLKELEEQAAMQQEKLKHDISNLRQENRSLQEKLEEAQICVSAVPSLQAQLETAKKQAQSFQETSQEELSAIKFQMSTEILNYQTKFKTASEECGKLRDQLEEQKRQQHATEEEIAGLQAENTSLSRKLDEAREQLSELQSARLQKEEEVTSLRELLERTQKEADEAKNQALDYSEKLSKMAADKDSNDQKLFAELDDLTRTKQFLEERLIELIRDKDALWQKSDALEFQQKLSAEQKWQGDTEVNHCLDCQREFSWMVRRHHCRMCGRIFCYYCCNNYMVTKPGGRKERCCKACFNKPRVIVDNTDDSGSSANQEGSPGSLESPVSPVAGEVSKPPDDAAFDIITDEELCQVQESDSLHSESQMDRDSLDQSVTDLNSTCNSSTFDESEEWQVAQDAEISLLKSGEIMVKLPLTVEEIMNFGEGNRELFIKSSTYSIIPITVTEIGLTISWIFSSDPKSISFSVVYQESEDTPLDQCKVLIPMTRCNSHKETIRGQMKVRNSGIYTLIFDNTFSR, encoded by the exons ATGGAGGCAGCTCCTGGTGAAAGCCAACTGCAGCGAATTATCAGGGACTTGCAAG ATGCTGTGGCTGAATTAAGTAAAGAATTTAAAGAAGGAGGAGAACCAATCACAGATGACAGTGTCAACTTGCAAAAATTCTCCTACAAGCTTGAATATCTTCTACAG TTtgaccagaaagaaaaaagcacattgCTGGGGAACAGAAAAGACTACTGGGATTATTTCTGTGACTGTCTGGCAAAAGTCAAAGGTGCTAATGATGGAATTCGATTTGTTAAGTCTATTACAGAA CTACGAACATCTcttgggaaaggaagagcattTCTGCGTTACTCCCTCGTTCATCAAAGGCTTGCAGATACCTTACAGCAGTGTTTTATGAACACCAAGGTGACCAG tgaCTGGTACTATGCACGAAGCCCATTTCTGAATCCCAAAATGAGTTCTGACATTGTGGGTCAACTCTATGAGCTCACTGATGTTCAGTTTGACTTGGCGTCACGAGGCTATGATTTAGATGCTGCTTGGCCAGCATTTGCCAG GAGGACACTGTCCTCACTTGGATCTTCAGCATACTTATGGAAGCCCCCAAGTCGCAGTTCCAGCATGAGCAGCTTAGTGAGCAATTACTTGCAG GCTCCAGAGTTTCCCTCCAGCCCTGATGCAAATAACTCACTAAATGCTGAACACTTTGAGGGCTTTGAAGAGATGCGTGTAGAGCTTGACCAGGCTGAGCTGAGGCAGAAGGAACTTCAGAGAAGTATTCACCAGCTAGAAATGGAAAACCAGGAGCTCCAGGCAGCTGTCAGCCTTCAGAAAGAGCAGTTGcagctggaaaaagagaagagcaatAACTACAGTGAGGAGAACTCCCGACTGACAAAGATGATCACAGAGTTACAGAAGCAGTGTGAGGTTTCACACTCCACTCAAAGCACTGTTCATGACCTGCAGAAATGCCTTCAATCACTGGAACTGAATGCCgtggagcagcagaaggaataTTCAACAAAGCTGGCGCAGTTGGCAACCAGTAAGGAGGACTATGCCTCAAAACTGCAGCTGTTGAATGAGGAGTTGGAGGTCTCTAGGGCTTTAGTTGCTATGAAGGAGCTCTGCATTGATGAGCTTAAAGCAAAGCTGAGTTCCACAGAACAGAAGAATCTCAACCTCCTTGCAAAAGTTGACGCTGCCTTGGAGGAAAAAGGACACCAAGCTATGGCCCAATGTGACTCTGCCCTACAGATACAGGCATTATTAGAGAAGCTTcagcagacagaaaaggaaaaggcagagatgCAAAGACTCAGTGATGAATGTACATCTCAGCTGAAAACCGCAGAAGAGCAGCTGCGGCTGAAAGAAGAGGCACAGAAGGAACTGGAGTCCAGATATAATTGCCTTACTGCTGATTCCAGAGAAGGGAGTGAAAAGCTGCTAAGGAGCCTGGAAACCATGGAAAAGGAAGTGGATGCACTTCAGAAGGCCCTGAccctgaaagaaaagaagatggcTGAGCTCCAGACCCAGGTAATGGAGTCGCTGGCTCAGGTGGGGTCACTGGAAAAAGATCTTGAGgaggcaaggaaagaaaaagagaaactcaAGGAGGAGTATGGTAAGATGGAAGAGGCACTTAAGGAGGAAGCCCAGTCACAGGCAGAAAAATTTGAACAACAGGAGGGTCATTTAAAAAAGGTGAGTGAGACCGTGTGTAGCCTTGAGGAGCAAAAGCGGAAGCTCTTGTATGAGAAAGAGCATCTCAGCCAAAAAGTcaaggagctggaggagcagatgAGGCAGCAAAACTCCACAGTGAATGAAATGAGTGAGGAGAGCAGGAAGCTGAAAACTGAGAATGTAGATTTGcagcaatccaagaagaaggtggaagagaagctgaagaatCTGGAAGCCTCTAAAGATTCTCTGGAAGCCGAGGTGGCCAGGCTGAGGgcctctgagaaacagcttCAGAGTGAGATAGATGATGCCCTtgtgtcagttgatgaaaaagagaagaagctCCGAAGCCAGAATAAACAGCTGGATGAAGATTTGCAGAATGCCAGGAGACAAAGCCAAATTCTGGAGGAGAAATTAGAGGCTCTGCAATCAGACTATAGAGAgctaaaggaaagagaagagaccACCAGGGAATCTTATGCCTCACTTGAAGGACAGCTGAAGGGTGCCAAACAACACAGTTTACAAGTAGAAAAAAGCTTAGACACTTTGAAGGAGAGCAAAGAGTCACTACAGTCACAGCtagcagagaaggaaatacaGCTACAAGGCATGGAGTGCCAATGTGAGCAGctaagaaaagaagcagaaagacataggaagaaagcagagactCTCGAGGTAGAAAAGCTCAGTGCTGAAAATACATGCCTTCAGCAGACAAAGCTTATTGAATCCCTCACATCAGAAAAGGAATCAATGGAAAAGCACCAACTACAGCAGGCAGCTTCGCTGGAGAAAGATGCAAAAGAGCTGGCCTCCAGGCTTACAGTAAGTGAAGAGCAGCTGCAAGTCAACCGAGATGAAGTGTCTAGGCTGCAAACAGAAGTCCTTGACCTGCGAGTCAAGCTTCAGCAGACCACTGATGAGAGAGAGCAGTTGAAAAGTGAGCTGGCAATCACAGAGACTGTCCTGGGGGAGCAGAAAATGCTTGTCCAGCAGCTGAAAGAGCAAACAGAGTCCCTCAACAGAAACCATGTGCAAGAACTGGTGCaatgcaaagaaagagaagaagtgCTGAAAAGAGAACAGGAAGCAGTAGTCCTTCAAAAAACTGAGctggaaaataatttgctgAGTCTAAAGGAAGAACTCTCCAAGTTTAAGCAGTACTTGGAAGCTGCTAGAATggaaaatgtagaaaacaaagatCTCCTCCATAGGACCAACACAGATATGGCTGAACTCGGTATTCAGATTTGTGCCTTGTCCTCTGAAAAGGTGGATGCAGAAGAGCAGTTAGCCCAGGCCAAAGAGAGGCTCAAAGAATTGGAAGAACAGGCAGCAATGCAACAGGAGAAACTGAAGCATGACATCTCTAATCTCAGACAGGAGAACAGGAGCCTACAAGAGAAACTAGAGGAGGCTCAGATATGTGTCTCAGCTGTCCCAAGTCTGCAAGCACAACTGGAGACAGCAAAGAAACAGGCACAGAGCTTTCAGGAGACCAGCCAAGAAGAGCTGTCTGCAATAAAATTTCAAATGAGCACAGAAATTCTAAATTATCAGACAAAATTCAAG ACTGCCAGTGAAGAGTGTGGGAAACTAAGAGATCAACTTGAGGAGCAGAAGAGACAACAGCATGCTACAGAGGAAGAGATTGCAGGTTTACAA gcTGAAAACACAAGTCTGTCTAGAAAGCTGGATGAAGCAAGAGAGCAGCTGTCTGAATTGCAATCTGCTcggctgcagaaggaagaggaggtgaCATCTCTGAGAGAACTCTTGGAAAG GACGCAAAAGGAAGCTGATGAAGCAAAAAATCAGGCCCTGGATTACAGTGAGAAACTCAGCAAGATGGCAGCAGACAAAGATAGCAACGACCAGAAGTTGTTTGCTGAGCTGGATGACCTGACAAGAACAAAACAGTTCCTTGAAGAACGTTTAATAGAACTTATCAG AGATAAGGATGCTTTGTGGCAAAAATCAGATGCTCTGGAGTTCCAGCAGAAGCTTagtgcagagcagaagtggCAGGGCGACACAGAGGTTAACCATTGTCTGGACTGCCAGAGAGAGTTCTCATGGATGGTGCGCCGACACCACTGCAG AATGTGCGGTCGCATTTTCTGCTACTATTGCTGCAACAACTACATGGTGACAAAACCTGGTGGGAGAAAGGAGCGTTGCTGCAAAGCTTGCTTTAATAAGCCCAGAGTGATTGTGGACAATACAGATGACTCTGGATCCAGTGCCAACCAGGAGGGATCCCCAGGTTCATTGGAGTCACCAGTGTCACCAG TTGCAGGCGAAGTCTCTAAACCACCAGATGATGCAGCATTTGATATAATCACTGATGAGGAGCTGTGCCAAGTACAAGAATCAGACTCGCTCCACAGTGAAAGTCAGATGGACAGAGATTCTCTGGATCAAAGCGTTACAGATCT aAACAGCACGTGTAATTCTTCAACCTTTGATGAATCAGAAGAGTGGCAGGTTGCTCAAGATGCTGAGATAAGCTTGTTGAAGTCAGGAGAAATCAT GGTCAAATTGCCCCTTACAGTGGAGGAGATTATGAATTTTGGGGAAGGCAACAGAGAACTGTTCATTAAATCCAGCACTTACAGTATCATTCCCATCACTGTTACAGAGATTGGGCTAACAATTAGTTGGATATTTTCATCAGACCCCAAAAGCATCTCCTTCAGCGTCGTCTACCAAGAATCAGAAGACACACCACTGGATCAGTGCAAA GTTCTTATTCCTATGACCCGCTGCAATTCTCATAAGGAAACTATCAGAGGACAGATGAAAGTCAGAAACTCTGGAATCTACACACTGATATTTGACAACACATTTTCTAGGTAG